The Pristiophorus japonicus isolate sPriJap1 chromosome 8, sPriJap1.hap1, whole genome shotgun sequence genomic sequence AGCCTTGCTGTTCTCAAACCACGGGTGCAGTTAGATTACTGGGAGAAGCAAGCAGCGGATTATATATTTGACCGTTTTAACTACTCACAActtgacaaaaaaaactgaaattCAGAAGGAGTCTGGCGGTTTGCTTTCCCGTAAAGTGTCAGAGCTTGGCATTCGTGTTTTCTCTcattaaaaacaaaataaaaaattgCTGCAAGTTTTGTCTATATTGTGCACAGCATATAAAAGCCACTAAGCCGAGGTAAAGCGGTGCACCTACACAGTTCTGTCCGTCCCTGAATGCTTCCTAACCACCTTCCCATCATTAACCTGGTCTACTGCCAGCGTCTCCACTTGGGGCTGGGACTGTGGCGTGGCGATGTGTGGGATTCGGTGTGCCACACCAACGTGATGGGACTTGTGGTGCTTGTCCCTGGCCGGGCTCTGGTGCTCTGCAGAGCCTCGCTCGGAAGCAATGGGTGGAATGGGTAAGGGCCTTTCCTTCAGCAAATGTGCATCGGCCGTCTCCCTCGCCTGCAGGAAGGGAGTTGGGTCCGGCATAGCATCGAGAGGCTCAGATCGTAACACCAGCTTCCTTCCGTCAGTTCCAAGTCTGTAAACTTCTGCAAACTCTGTGTTCAGGGGAGTGGAAAGACTCTTTTTCATTCTACGTCTCGGGGTCTCTGGCAGCTTGTCTTTGGGTGGCGATGGCTTGTAGTTGGTGGATGCTGAGCCTGCAGAGGACGAGGGGTCTGAGGCCACACTGCTGGACATCAGCTTTTTCTTGGTGGCGTGGAGCTGGGAGGTGAGGTATGCAATGGTGCTGGCCCGCTGCTCCAGCTCACTGGACAACATGCTGAGTTTATGGCTCTTCAACTTCAGCTCCTCTAAATATTTCTTCTCCCGCTCCTTCATCGTGCTCTCCAGGACCAGGATTGCCGCGTTTTTCTTCTCCAAATCTTTTATCAATTCATTATTTTCATCTTCTTTGGCTTTTAGTTGAGATTCAAGTTCTTCATATTTTTTCCTTAATTCCTCACTTCTTGATTCACCGCTCCCTTCAAATAAAACAGAGAAACCGTCAGAGACAAAGGTCGTTTGAGAA encodes the following:
- the ccdc92 gene encoding coiled-coil domain-containing protein 92 encodes the protein MAMSNLEMQLHSAQKNLLFLQQEHASTLRGLHTEIRKLQQHCSDLAFELTMTSSPCDQAGSGESRSEELRKKYEELESQLKAKEDENNELIKDLEKKNAAILVLESTMKEREKKYLEELKLKSHKLSMLSSELEQRASTIAYLTSQLHATKKKLMSSSVASDPSSSAGSASTNYKPSPPKDKLPETPRRRMKKSLSTPLNTEFAEVYRLGTDGRKLVLRSEPLDAMPDPTPFLQARETADAHLLKERPLPIPPIASERGSAEHQSPARDKHHKSHHVGVAHRIPHIATPQSQPQVETLAVDQVNDGKVVRKHSGTDRTV